Genomic window (Gasterosteus aculeatus chromosome 13, fGasAcu3.hap1.1, whole genome shotgun sequence):
ttttaggggaaggaacatctgcccattttcagctgaattgtagtcgtttgacttctgtctgtacttacggcttgtgtggatgatttctgtattctttatgatttttctatattctagttagtaataaatacttaatcacaaagcaagttcaagatacttttgatttctcacaagggctaaatccacaaatttccaccacaatcaTCAGTACTGGTTTATTGTCATACCACTACACTACGCCAATGTTTCCATCTCCAGTGGTAACTTCTGCTGAGGTGCCTCTTCCAGCCTTTTTCATTGCTTTGTCAGTTGGTAGCTTCTGCACTGGTGCAGCAACCCGATTCTTCATAACTGTACCAGTCACGTAGACCTGCTTCTTCATCATTCGTTCCACACCGGCAATGGTTGTGAAGAACCGATCACAATACAACTTTGTACCAGGATGCAGAATTTGACACAGACGATCGATGACCAAGCTTCCAAGACCCAGATCTTCTGGTTCTTCAACCTGCTCACGCAATGCATCTGCACCTTGATATATGTCAAAGTCCAGCACAATGCCATCTGCTGTAGCGCAAACAAAGTTTTTTATGCCAACTGGGTTTGGCTTCATTGGCAGATACTGGCGACACGGACAGGCTCCTGTAAATGGAATCCTCTGCTCATCAATAGATACGCATTCTGGCCGAGCCTGAGACCTGCAGCCTTTTAGAATGCGTTCCAGAATTTGTCACACTTCTTCAGGTCTTCTGCAACGTCATCATCAATGAGCACTTTGGCCAGCGTTAGAGCGCAGCGCAGCGAGGAGCCACGCACACGCTCGCCCACCCACTCCTCTTACGTTTGCTGCTTATTCCTGATTATAGCGGCCAAAGAGCACATTTTTGCGTGCCTCCACTTCGAAAAGTAGCACTTCCATCTCGCTTTcggtgaagttttttttttaccatcttaCTCATTCCTTTTTTCTATCTTTTCTGATCATGCAGAGAGGGGAATTGCAGGTGCAGGGCTCATTTAAAAATTGGGCATTTGGGTTTGATCGTACGTGTTTCAGTAAGAAATCCACGCAAGTCTTTGTACATGAGGCCCCAGGGCCGTCGTTCCacaaaccgcattgttccttttcaatccttggttcgactatcagccgaaccctcctttccagcaccttggagtagactttacccgggaggctgagtagtgtgatacccctgtaattagcaaaagatccaagatggcgccgacaATGGCTGCCACgatgcttcggtgcgcttcattttttgttgtttttgttgcacccattttattccccccgtgaaccagttcgcttcattcatcctggtcggtgtttacatgccgccggcgggcaacgtgcacgaggcacagcggacactcgccgaccagatacggcgtgtggagcggactaACCCGGagtctttagttattgtcctctgagactttaacaaaggaaatctcacccatgaactccctaagtacagacagtttatcaaatgccccaccagagaggagaacactctggatcactgttacaccacagtaagcagggcttatcacgccgtccctcaaaactaaagctctgcaaacctgtggtgagggaattcaagaagtggaccagtgagttgctggaggatcttcgggcgtgctttgactgcacagactgggatgctttcaggactgctactgacagtctggataagttcacagaggctgtaacttcctacatcggaaCAAAGGACAAaagggacaaagacttgtacacagaggcaaaatacaagtttagcaaggcggtgagagatgctaaacgtctgtactctgagaaactccaacaactgttctcagcaagtgactctgcttcggtttggagaggcctcaaacacctcacgaactacaagccaaaaaccccccactccatgaatgacctccgagctgaatgagttctactgcagattcgatagacaatgtcctgatccaatcccccacagctccaccaacctgctgcagtcccccacccatccctcccccaccccatcAGGAGCTCACGCCTCTACATctgtatcaccttcccctcccccaccagcaacgaccctctctattctggagagagacgttaaccggctctttagaagactaaatccccgtaaggcagccggtccggactccgtctcccctcacaccctgaagcattgtgctgaacagctgtctccggtgttcactgacatcttcaacacctccctggagacatgccacgtaccagcctgcttcaaggcctccaccatcatccctgttcccaagaagcacaggatcacaggactcaatgactacaggcccgtcgccctgacctctcatgaagtcttttgaacggctagtcctgtcccacctgaagaccctcactgaccccctcctggaccccctgcagtttgcctacagagccaacaggtctgtggacgaagccgtcaacatggccctccactacatcctccagcatctggactccccaggaacctacgccaggatcctgtttgtggacttcagctctgtcttcaacaccatcatcccatctctgctgcaggacaaactctcccagctgcacgtgcccgactccacctgcaagtggatcacagacttcctgtctgacaggaagcagcacgtgaatgctgcgttctttcccctctgctcttctccctgtacaccaacagctgcacctccagtcaccagtccgtcaagctcctgaagtttgcggatgacaccaccctcattggactgatctctggtgggaacgagtccgcctacaggtgggagtctgaccatctggtgtcgtggtgcagccagaacaacctggagctcaacgctctaaagacagtggagatggttgtggatttcaggaagaaccgagccccaccctcccccatcaccctgtgtgactccatcatcacccaggacctcaagtgggagctgttTCCTTTCAAGCAGTAAGAGAGGTATTGTCCAAGCgttcttttcttgttgtttctcatttatttactaaaactaaaacaaaataatagctCTATAGATGGTCGTACAATGGCAATATAGATATCGATTAGTGACGTCTATCTGCTCCCCTGTCATGTCCAGAACATTGATCACCTTTGTTGTTTCAATACGAGTTCCCCAGAAACACTTTTCATTGAGCGATAAGCCTAAATATTTAAACTTTCTCTGTCTTAGTCTTCttttctgtctgtgcatctcTTTTAAAATACTTCCGCTATAAACATTTGCAAAGTTCTTTCCCAAAAAACCAACATTTCTCCTCATTTTTAATTGCCCAATAATCTCCACCGATCATAACTGGGATTATAACATCTTTATTTTCCCACTTACACCTGCATCACATATCTCCTCCAATAGCTGAATAAAATGGCCTCGATGCATTCCTCTTACAttccttcatttgttttcaaagtATTCCTCTAGTTGTTTTGAGCATTGTGTATGTATTTTAACATGTTAAACAATCCATGACATGTTTACTCAACTGGAGAGGTCTCGCTTCAATCAAAATTATGATTTTGCTTTGTGTGTACGTTTTATGAAAGTAAATCATATTGTTGTCGTTAATTGAAAGGTGTTTCGCCTAATATGATTTGTTCATGGATTAGTTTGCTCAAAGGTTGTATCAATAGATAGGAGAGTATATTagtatttaaataatatatttcacACACATATCCTTTATAATTTTAAGTCAGGTTTCCAAATATTATCCAACAATCCGAGTTGATGGTCAAAGTCTTCCTCGCACTCTAcaatagtttttaaaaataagataTTGCGATCTTGTTTTATTGGGAAATGAGTGaacaaattcaattcattttattttatatagacCAAattcacaaatttgcctcagagggctttacagtctgaatacatgcgacatcctctgtcccgaaaccctcacatcagcacatctctatggttgaatgcacttattttaaatcactttggataaaagcatcagctaattgacacgtgatgtaatgtaatgtaatgtgatgtaattgtATGATACTTCAAATGTGATTTAGTACGGAATGTTTTTCCACAAGTgttgcaggaatatggcttctccccagaaTGAATTCTTATATGAACCTTTAAATGTGAATTCTGAGTGAATGTTTTTCTACAGATGCTGCAAGAAAACGGCCTTTCCCCAGTGTGGACTAGCATGTGGACTTTTAAGCTATTACTAAATTTGAAATCTTTTCCACATATTTGACAAGAAAATGCTTTCTTATCACTGTGGACTCTTTGATGATTCTCAAATACAGATTTATCCCCACatcttttcccacaggtgttgcatacatatggttGATCAACACTGTGGAATCTTTTCACGTGGGCAGACAAGTTTCCACGGGTTTTGCACAAAAATGTCTTGTCACCTGGAGGAGCCAGAATCTGCTGTTGTGGCTCCTTGTTGTTGTCGTTTGGTTCTGGTACCACAAAACGTTCACAGTCCATTTCCTCACCTAACCAGCTGGTACACGTGATAGCTGGAGGCTTTGTCGCTGATTCACTCAGACTTCTGTCAGGATTCAAAAACGGAGTCTCATCATCACTGTGATCAGTTTCCTCACAAGTGGGAGTCAACGTAAAGGTGTCggcctcctgcttcggttcaagctgctctccctcctgactgctgcacagttcctcctgttcctctttaatctgtggaggatctgggtcctcttggtccagactggggttcctctcctggagacagagctgctggtcacagagaacctcctcctccttacagacacgtgactgcgggagctctggagggacaaaagaaatagaaaaacaaacgttGGAGCGAATAAATACAACGAGTGTGAATAAACCATCATGTGTCCTACTGTTCAATTAGTAACGTTTAAGAACAGGTTTGTCGGAAAACTTTAATGTCTCGTCTTTGTTGCTTCAGACAACCGATGTTTCTAACAAAGTTGTACTCACCTATCCGGTGTAACCTCACTTCGGgtttcaataaaacatccaacagtccgcgctgccggtcgatctcttcctggtactcgacgatggttcttttaaaaactccgaatatttcttcagcagcagcagatagtcgctcgttgacaaactctctcaaaccctcaactgaagacattgttgcttgATAACAGATGAAATAATAACATGCACTTCCACGGCACCGAGCAACGGCTGAGCAACACTAGAAGGTTCCGACTGGAAACACCAGTCACATTAAGGTTCCGCTTGCTCTTAAGGTTGCAGGTCAGTCGTCGTCTCCTTCTTCTAACCCTGTCGCAAACAACTTGAATAGATACACACTGCCACTTAAAGTACTGGAGTGTGGAGTTACAGGGTAACAATTTAATTACTGTTCTAACTGGTAATAAAAATACACCTAATCTTGTTTCTTTACGAAATCTGAACAGTGCCCTGCAGATCTCGTGCCATTCTTTGTCCGCTGCCAGAACTCCCTCCAAACTCCACTTCCGTCCCAACTGACTAATTTTTGGCTTCAAGATGTACCTCTCTCAATTGGGTCTTATGTAACTTTACACAGTGAAATTATCTGACTGCTTTTTTGTTATTAAATACAGTGCTGAGTTAAGTCCTGTGTCAGAATCTTAATCTTAATATTTTGACCTCTTCTATACTTCCCTTTGTATGTCTTCACATTTATGGATTTCTGTATGTCATAACAATGTCTTCCTTTGTCGTGTTTGTCCCACTTCTTCTTTCATACGTCTCGTGCTGCCTCTCTTATTAATGATTTAGCTTCCCTCGTTCAAAAGGAATATTTAATATGTTCTTATTCTAGAGCTGTCTTTGCAACAAAATTGGCCCTGTTGCGCAAAGTTCCTCTTCAGACCCCTTCAGCTTCATCCAATATTCCAGAGCTAGCTTTGATTGTCTTTTTGGTCTGTAATTGCCACCATTAGCTACGTTTTTTACCAGGTTTACAGAAGGTAGAATCAAAGCACTCCTCCAACTGCTTGGTATTACGCCTTACCTCCAAATCATATTAAAGAATTTAAGAAAAAATTCCAAGGCTTCTTTTGGCAATTGTCCAAACATAGTTGGCGCTGTTCACCCACTTACCAATGCTGCTTTCAGCTCCTGTCTTGAAAACTTttctctgtctgtgcatctcTTTTAAAATACTTCCACTTCCAAGATCAACCAAGATAGTTTTTACAAAAACTCCACATatctcttcagcagcagcagatagtcgctcgttgacaaactctctcaaaccctcaactgaagacattgttgcttgAATACAAACGACTGCGATGCAgcagaaatgttaaaaagaaaCTGCCACCAAACTTCTGTAGTGAGAACCAAATAAGATGCCTCGTCTGTTGCTTCCCTTTccctcttcttctatttctggGCTTTTTGGACATCTGATGTAGTTTCTTGCTGCCATCTGGTGGAACTGGTTTGTTACTATGGCAACTTCTTTCGTCCCCATCGTGTATATTGTATTCATCCTTTTTATTATGCCAGTTCATGTCtgaaaaaggtcaaatgtcGATCTTGTCTCTTCTTGACTTTCCTTCATGCAACACTTGTTATTGATATTCATGACTTTATAGTTGTAGCTGTAATTTCCCTGGTGgcttgtttcattttaaaagagctTATTGGTAATATTATGTTTTATATGATTATACATTAGTTTAAACTATAATGATTGCTCAATAACATAGCACGCAACATAGCAGgcataaaaaactgaaaattttaaaaagctgaTATTATCGTTTCCCACCAGCGTGGGTTCTTCTTATGTGGACCAACAAGCAACCATCATACCTGATATCTCTCCACAAAttatggaggaaaataaattcTCACCTGTATGAATTATCACATGGGCTTAATTTGTGATCTCCGACTGAATCTTTTCCCACATGTGCAGCAGGAAGACGACTTCTCACCTGTGTGGATTCTCATAGGAGCAGCCAATGAAGATGCCCGACTGAATCTTATCTCACTCGTGTCGCAAGTACGTCGCCCTTGTGTCCCTGCAAATGGGACTAACATGTGAAATTATTCACGTTACATACAAAAAAACTGTGTTATCCATGTGAGTATTAATATGACAATATACTATTGTGATGATAGAATAACTGACACCTGAGCGAATAAATACTATAGGTAAAATTGTTTATCATAACCACAAGGATTTAATCTGTcattcagctgtgtgtgtcgTCCTTTTCTTCCCTCAGGAAAAGCTGTGCTGCATTATAAACAAGTTGGACTTGGATTGGACTGGAGGCCCTTAAAGCTCCTCCGGCAGCCGAAGGAAGACGTCTCACTTCACTTcaaattatgattttttttcgTCTTGTGTGTACGTTTATGAAAGGTTGTATCAATAGATAGTAGAGTATATaagtattttaaataaaacattttagaaattTATCCTGCGTAATCTCAAACCGGGTTTACAAATATTATCCTACAATCTGAGTTTTTGGTCGATGTCTTCCTTGTACTCAacaatagtttgtttttttaaattcaaaaatatttctaCTCTGCATGATATTCCATCTGATATTTTTGGAACAGGGAAATCTTTGATCAGGAGCTctattttcttttactttttcaaaaacGGCATGAAACAAAAGTAACTCAGGCAAGTGAACATCACTTGAGGGTTTATCAGTTTAAGAGAGCAATCTTTTTTATTTGCAGGAAATTCTCAGTTTGACAATTATTtccacagacagacaaataTTTCTATATTACAAAGGATAAACAATAGCAGAATATGTTCACTAAATatgtaacaattcattttttaagaTTTGGGGGATTACAGTAAATTCCCCGAAAAAATCTCACTAACTGCAAGTTAGATTGAGGAAAAAACAGGTAAATTTTGGATGACGCCATCATCTACCTGCTGCAACGAGCCCAGTCGCACCTGGATGGAAATGGTGGCTCTGTGAGAataactttctttgatttctccagTGCCTTCAACACAAtccaaccactgctgctgagtgagaagctgcgggtggtgggggtggaatcacctgcacctgaacgtggccaagaccagagagatggtggtcgacttcgggagcaagacgacggctccgctaccgctgagggttctgggagaggaggtggccatggtcgaggactacaagtacctgggtgtctccatcgacaacagactgatctggaagaccaacatcaacgccgtctacaggaaggggaagagtcgactctttttcctgaggaagcttcgatccttccatgtgtgcagcaagatgttggagatgttctatgagtctgttgtggccagtgctttgtacttggccgtggtctgctgggggagcagcattggagccggtgacaccaacagacttaacaaacttgttaagaaggccggctccatcattggctgcttggaaaaggtgttggaggggaggtcactgaagaaactgttatccatattggataatcctgaccaccccctccaccacctgctacaggaaCAGcagagcacgttctccaacagactccttcagctccgctgtcacaaggaccgatacaggagatcattcctgcccagtgcaataacactttacaataaatcatcccatgctaaataatgacaataataaccctgtactgctgtgatgttgctgctcttcctcttctccttttacaaattattattattgtctcttttggaaggttattcttttgtttcagttttagtttatttaatttaatagttCTATCTTATTAAATTGTATataatgtctttttattttcttccctgtacatgctgctgtgataccaaaatgtccctcttgaggAATCAATAAACTATCTATTTTGTTGCTGAAGAAGTACCATCTAAAAAAGTTAATACAATCTTGTTTTGTTGGAAAAGCTTTTAACTACTATCCATTTAATGAGTGAACGCTCATCCAGTCGGGTTTCGGCTGGACGGTTATGCCTTGTTGGACGGAGAGAAtaccaaaaatacttttctcgCAAATGCAGCATTCGTGTTACGTTCCAATAGAAAGCTTTAATGGCTTTCTAATCTTAACAATTGCTCAGAATATTTCCTCACAGGAGTTGCATCTATGACGGTTCATCCTTGTGGCTTCTTCTCACGTGGACACGTAAGTTACTAGAAAAACTGAAACCTCTTTCACATATTTTACAgcaatatggcttctccccagtatGGACTCTTGTATGAGACCTCAATTGTGATTTCCGaaggaatgttttcccacaggcgatgcaggaatatggcttctccccagtatGGATTCTGGTATGATTCTCCAAATATGATTTCtgattgaatgttttcccacaggtgatgCAGGAGTACGGCTGCTTCCCAGTATGGATTCTTGAATGAGTCTTCAAATTTGATTTCCtattgaatgttttcccacagatgCTGCAAGAATACGGCCTTTCCCCAGTGTGAGTTTCCATGTGGAATTTTAAGCCATTactaaatttgaaatattttccacatATTTGACAAGAAAATGGTTTCTCATCACTGTGGACTCTTTTATGAAGCTCAAATGGTGATTTATCCATgaatcttttcccacaggtgttgcatacatatggttGATCAACACTGTGGAATCTTTTCACGTGGGCCAACAAGCTTTTTTTATGTTGGAAATATTTTCCACATGTTTCGCACAAAAATGTCTTGTCACCTGGAGGAGCCAGAATCTGCTGTTGTGGCTCCTTGTTGTTGTCGTTTGGTTCTGGTACCACAAAACGTTCACAGTCTATTTCCTCATCTAACCCGCTGGTACACGTGCTAGCTGGAGGCTCTGTCTCTGATTCACTCTGACTTCTGTCAGGATTCAAAAACGGAGTCTCATCATCACTGTGATCAGTTTCCTCACAAGTGGGAGTCAACGTAAAGGTGTCggcctcctgcttcggttcaagctgctctccctcctgactgctgcacagttcctcctgttcctctttaatctgtggaggatctgggtcctcttggtccagactggggttcctctcctggagacagagctgctggtcacagagaacctcctcctccttacagacacgtgactgcgggagctctggagggacaaaagaaatagaaaaacaaacgttAGAGCGAATAAATACAACGAGTGTGAATAAACCACCATGTGTCCTACTGTTCAATTAGTAACGTTTAAGAACAGGTTTGTCGGAAAACGTTAAGAATGTCTCGTCTTTGTTGCTTCAGACAACAGATGTTCCTAAAAAAGTTGTACTTACCTATCCGGTGTAACCTCACTTCGGgtttcaataaaacatccaacagtccgcgctgccggtcgatctcttcctggtactcgacgatgcttcttttaaaaactccgaatatttcttcagcagcagcagatagtcgctcgttgaAAAACTCCCTCAAACCctcaactgaagacattgttgcttgATAACAGATGAAATAATTACCTGCACTTCCACGGCACCGAGCAACGGCTGGATGTCACCCTTTAAGGTTCCGACTGAAAACACCTGTTTCATTAAGGTTCCGCTTGCTGTCGTGGTTGCAGGTcagccgtcttcttcttctccttcgtcTCCCTTTTTTCATGATGTTTAGTGGCGGTTGGCAAATAATTAATTGGTACATTATCTTCACTATCTAGTATGGAGCGGGGGTCCGGACGCTCACTACTAATTTTGTTTGAATTTAAATATTAGTAAAAATCCACCAAAAATAATATATGAAGGCAAATAacgaaaacatttaaaatcatatacacacacatacagtactgtatacttttttctttttaatacctACTGAAGCTGCCGTTAAAAAGTACATACAACGTCATAGATTTTGTGTTGACATCCCTGTAATGGGAAATTTGTACATAgtatatttttatatctttttaGTATATTGTGTAAATGTTTAACTGCCTGTACTTTAGCTCTGGATTCAGTAGATCTTCACCCTTTGAGTGCACGTAAACACTGTTCATTCACTGGAATTTGGGATATCTTACATGCATTTTATATTCTTATAAAACTGTTGTATAACTTGTAGTGTAACAGAATCTCATAAGCTTGCACGGTGATACATGCAGCAGACTGCCTATACACATGTCTTTGTGCCTCTTCTTGCTACAAtgcaatttaacattttaaagacAAGTTCTGTTCGAAATATTCTTCAATTCAGCTCATGAAGACGCAATCGTGGGTaaacttatttttttcaaacttaaCATTATCgtatagaaataaatcaatgaacACCAGTCATCTTTACTTTATTATATTACGATATTATAATACAAATCTAGCCAGAGTAGATATTGGTGAAGCATGCATACACATATCCATACCAAAAACTAACAGGAAATTCACACAGCTTTATACAGTGCATTCCAAATCATGCATAATACTATCACACTACCTTGgagtaaaaacatattttgtgttACCCTTGTTTTAGACTGTCAAGAGTCAAGGATATTTACCAGGTCCTCATGTCGTAATACCCAGACGCCAAGAGCCTCCTCACATGAAGCATGTTGAGTGCGACCAACAAAGTTCTTTCAAAAAACACAGATGAATATTACCATGTAAACTTATGACATttgtacatatacattttttccACCAGTAACCTTATATGAAACTGAAACAATCACAAAATTCAACACGAATGATATAATAACATGAACGAAATAATCAAGTTAATTTAACCAAATAATGATGGCTTTCTTGATTAAGTACtacttaattaaaacaaaatattttgacCTTCTTTAAggaaaatatttgacttttaataCAGCAACTATAAAAAAATTATGTCATTGCAAAGGTCTATTGGTTTTACTGAGAAAAAACACTAGTGAGCATTCTGTTTCCCTCTTTATGGGTTGTTGTATCAAGTATGATATTTAATATACACTTTTCACACTAGTTTTGCATTAATTTGGCTCTGTGTTGGTTTTAATAGAATGCTTTCTTTTATTCCTTTGCaatgaaagaaatatatattaggAATATTTTCCTACAGTTGTCGAGGCTATGACTCGTCATCTGTATGGACTCTTTTGTGAGTTCTCAATTGTGATGTCCAACTAAATCTTTTCCCACACAACTTACAAGAATAAGGCTTCTCACCTGTATGGACTCTTGTATGAGCATTTAATAGTTTGCTCCAACTGAATCTTTTCCCGCAAGTGTTGCAAGAATACGGCTTTTCACCTGTATGGATTCTTACGTGAGTGATCAATACTGATTTTCGATTGAATTTTTTCCCACACATTTTGCAAGAAAACGGTTTTTCACCTGTATGGATTCTTAAATGAGAACTCAAAAGAGATGCCCGACGGAAAACTTTTCCGCATGTGACGCAAGGATACGGTTTCTCACCCGAGTGTATTTTTAAATGGCTGTTCAATGTCGACATCTGACTGAATATCTTCCCACAGGTGATGCAAGAATATGGtctctcacctgtgtgtgttctCATATGAGTTTTCAACGTAGTTGATCTAGCAAATCTTTTTCCACATGTGCTACACGGATGTGGTTTCTCACCTGTATGGACTCTCATGTGTCTCTCCAGTGTGGACTTATACTTAAAATGTTGTCCACATTTGTCACATTGCAAAAATTCTTTACCTGTGattgcattacaggtcattGTTGACATAGTGGGGTTATAGACATCGTTACTTTGACTGCctcttttgtgctttttcttATTGAATTTAGGCTCTCGAGTTGTAGTTGATTCAGTGTCTCCGTGTTTGCCTCCTTTCTGAATTTCGCTTTCAGCATCACGAGAGTTGTAAGAGAGAAGCTGGTGTTCAGTGTTTGGTTCAACTAAAATGTAACCTAGAGATGATTCCTCTACCACACTCTGAGAATCGTCAGTAGACCAATCCAGAAGTTGATCTTCACCGTAgcctctttcctcacaagtaGGAGACAACGTAAAGGTGTCggcctcctgcttcggttcaagctgctctccctcttgACTGGTGCAtagttcctcctgttcctctttaatctgtggaggatctgggtcctcttggtccagactggggttcctctcctg
Coding sequences:
- the LOC144382940 gene encoding uncharacterized protein LOC144382940; the protein is MSSVEGLREFVNERLSAAAEEIFGVFKRTIVEYQEEIDRQRGLLDVLLKPEVRLHRIELPQSRVCKEEEVLCDQQLCLQERNPSLDQEDPDPPQIKEEQEELCSSQEGEQLEPKQEADTFTLTPTCEETDHSDDETPFLNPDRSLSESATKPPAITCTSWLGEEMDCERFVVPEPNDNNKEPQQQILAPPGDKTFLCKTRGNLSAHVKRFHSVDQPYVCNTCGKRCGDKSVFENHQRVHSDKKAFSCQICGKDFKFSNSLKVHMLVHTGERPFSCSICRKTFTQNSHLKVHIRIHSGEKPYSCNTCGKTFRTKSHLKYHTITSHYITLHHVSIS
- the LOC120830212 gene encoding uncharacterized protein LOC120830212, whose product is MSSVEGLREFFNERLSAAAEEIFGVFKRSIVEYQEEIDRQRGLLDVLLKPEVRLHRIELPQSRVCKEEEVLCDQQLCLQERNPSLDQEDPDPPQIKEEQEELCSSQEGEQLEPKQEADTFTLTPTCEETDHSDDETPFLNPDRSQSESETEPPASTCTSGLDEEIDCERFVVPEPNDNNKEPQQQILAPPGDKTFLCETCGKYFQHKKSLLAHVKRFHSVDQPYVCNTCGKRFMDKSPFELHKRVHSDEKPFSCQICGKYFKFSNGLKFHMETHTGERPYSCSICGKTFNRKSNLKTHSRIHTGKQPYSCITCGKTFNQKSYLENHTRIHTGEKPYSCIACGKTFLRKSQLRSHTRVHTGEKPYCCKICERGFSFSSNLRVHVRRSHKDEPS
- the LOC120830211 gene encoding uncharacterized protein LOC120830211 codes for the protein MSSVEYLREFVSERLSAAAEEICGVFVKTIFEYEEEIDRQRRLLDVVWKPHIKLHRLELPQSRVCKEEEEVLCDQQLCLQERNPSLDQEDPDPPQIKEEQEELCTSQEGEQLEPKQEADTFTLSPTCEERGYGEDQLLDWSTDDSQSVVEESSLGYILVEPNTEHQLLSYNSRDAESEIQKGGKHGDTESTTTREPKFNKKKHKRGSQSNDVYNPTMSTMTCNAITGKEFLQCDKCGQHFKYKSTLERHMRVHTGEKPHPCSTCGKRFARSTTLKTHMRTHTGERPYSCITCGKIFSQMSTLNSHLKIHSGEKPYPCVTCGKVFRRASLLSSHLRIHTGEKPFSCKMCGKKFNRKSVLITHVRIHTGEKPYSCNTCGKRFSWSKLLNAHTRVHTGEKPYSCKLCGKRFSWTSQLRTHKRVHTDDES